Within Chitinivibrionales bacterium, the genomic segment GCCTGGTTTCCGTTTCCCGGTTGCCGGAATTGCATAGTAAATTCGCAACAAATCCATTATCCTTCCCTCCACTCTCCTGTCTCCCAGTTCATTTTCTGATTGGGTTTATACCGGTCTTTATACTCCATACTCGCATTTTCTTCGATCCAGTAACCGAGATAGTAGTAGTGAAGTCTTTGCGTTCGGGCATATTCGATTTCTCTGAGAACACTCAATACGCCGGGTCCCCGCTTGCGTTCTTCAGACAGGAAAACAAAATAGATACTGTTGAATGCCTTGTCCGATTTATCCAGAAACCCGACTCCGAAAAGCTTATCTTCGATATAATATTCCGATTGAAAGGAAGGGCATGATGGAACATAGAACGACTCGATAAATTCATCTTTTGTTGTTTTCTTTCCGAATCGAGTCTTTGAATGATCACTATATATTTCATACACTCGATCTGAGTATCTGAGCGGATTAAACTGGAAGACGACATTTTTATTCCGGTTACGGATTTTTTTCTGGCTTGAACTCAGACTGAATGTCTGCACAGGAACCCTGATAGGAATACATGCTCTGCAGTTCGGGCAGGAAGGACGGAAAAAGTATATTCCGAATTTGCGCCATCCCCGCTCGAGAAGAGTGTCCAGCTCCCCTGAAGAGACATCACCGGCAAAAAAACAGGCATACTGAGCGGTTTTTTCGGGAAGGTAAGGACACTGGAAAGGTTGACTGATAATTGGATTTTTATAAAATATCATATATTAGAAAATACAATGGGATTCTTGATACCATAAATGCGAAGCATCGGTGTGAACGTTATGCTGTATCAAAGCTTCAACAGAAATTATTTTATTTTTCTTTGAATGATATTGTTTTCCACCTCAGGAGTATTTCCTAATGAAAATATTTGTTCCGGGCAGAATCTGTTTATTCGGTGAACACACCGACTGGGCCGGTGGTTACCGGCGTATTAATGGTGAACTTGAAAAGGGTTATACAATAATAACCGGTACCAACCAGGGCCTTCACGCCGAAGTAAAACCGCATCCATCGAAACTCATATTCAGTTCGACCTTGAGCGATGGTACCCGCAAAGGACCATTCGAGATTCCGATGGAGCGGGATGCGCTTTTGGCCGAAGCTGAAAAGGGTGGATTTTTCAGCTATGTCGCCGGTGTTGCCTATAATGTCATGACCCATTACCGGATCCGGGGGATGGAGATCGACAACTACCTCACCGACCTTCCGATAAAAAAGGGGCTCTCCTCCAGTGCGGCGCTCTGCGTGCTTGTGGCACGGGCTTTTAACCGGATCTATGACCTGAAAATGACCGTTCGAGGAGAAATGGAATACGCCTATCTCGGTGAAATTACAACCCCTTCCCGTTGCGGCCGTATGGACCAGGGTTGTGCCTATGGGGACAGACCGATTCTCATGACCTTCGATGGCGATAAAATCGATGTCAAAGAGATGCGGGTACCCAAAGATATCCATTTTGTTATTGTTGACCTTTGTGCAGGTAAGGATACGAAAGAAATCCTGAACAGCCTCAACCATTGTTATCCCTTTGCGGAAAATGAACTTCAAAAAAATGTGCAAAAATATCTGGGCAGTATCAGTGCCGACATAACACAGCAAGCCCGTGAAGCGCTCGAAGAGGGCAATGCGGCAAAACTCGGGGCGCTCATGGTTGAAGCTCAGCAGCAATTCGACAAACATCTTCAACCCGCATGCCCTTCACAGCTTACCTCACCGGTCCTCCATAAGGTCTTGTCATACGGACCGATACAAAAACTGGTCTACGGAGGAAAAGGGGTCGGTTCTCAAGGTGACGGCACTGCTCAGTTTGTTGTGAAAGATGAAGATTCTCAGCGGAAAGTTATGGAAATTCTGGAGCGTGATCTAAACGTAGAATGCCTGAAATTAACCCTCCGGTCGAGCCGGAGAGTACGGAAAGCGGTTATCCCGGCTGCAGGTTTCGGCACTCGCCTGTTTCCGGCATCGAAAGCATTAAAAAAGGAATTGTTTCCTGTTATTGACCGTGACGGACGAGCCAAGCCCGTTATCATGGCTATTGTTCAGGAAGCCGTAAATGCCGGAATCGAAGAAATCTGCCTGGTGGTTCAGAAAGACGACCGTGAGCTTTTCGAAGAGTTTTTCTGTACGCCACCACCAATCGGTAATTTCCGGAAACTCTCGAAGGAAAACCAGGAATACAGCAGCTATGTGCTCGATCTTGGCCATCGCATCCACTTTGCCGTACAGGAGACCCAGGATGGATTCGGCCATGCAGTATATTGTGCAAAGGAATGGGTCGGTAATGAACCCTTTCTTCTCATGCTCGGTGATCATCTCTATGCATCGGATAATGATGTCTCGTGCTGCAAACAGATGATCGATTCCTATGAACGAAGTGGTGAAAGCGTGGTGGGACTGAAAGTCACCCCCGGCGATCAGATCAGTAAATTCGGGTGTGTCACCGGGGCAT encodes:
- a CDS encoding arginyltransferase codes for the protein MIFYKNPIISQPFQCPYLPEKTAQYACFFAGDVSSGELDTLLERGWRKFGIYFFRPSCPNCRACIPIRVPVQTFSLSSSQKKIRNRNKNVVFQFNPLRYSDRVYEIYSDHSKTRFGKKTTKDEFIESFYVPSCPSFQSEYYIEDKLFGVGFLDKSDKAFNSIYFVFLSEERKRGPGVLSVLREIEYARTQRLHYYYLGYWIEENASMEYKDRYKPNQKMNWETGEWREG
- a CDS encoding GHMP kinase, with amino-acid sequence MKIFVPGRICLFGEHTDWAGGYRRINGELEKGYTIITGTNQGLHAEVKPHPSKLIFSSTLSDGTRKGPFEIPMERDALLAEAEKGGFFSYVAGVAYNVMTHYRIRGMEIDNYLTDLPIKKGLSSSAALCVLVARAFNRIYDLKMTVRGEMEYAYLGEITTPSRCGRMDQGCAYGDRPILMTFDGDKIDVKEMRVPKDIHFVIVDLCAGKDTKEILNSLNHCYPFAENELQKNVQKYLGSISADITQQAREALEEGNAAKLGALMVEAQQQFDKHLQPACPSQLTSPVLHKVLSYGPIQKLVYGGKGVGSQGDGTAQFVVKDEDSQRKVMEILERDLNVECLKLTLRSSRRVRKAVIPAAGFGTRLFPASKALKKELFPVIDRDGRAKPVIMAIVQEAVNAGIEEICLVVQKDDRELFEEFFCTPPPIGNFRKLSKENQEYSSYVLDLGHRIHFAVQETQDGFGHAVYCAKEWVGNEPFLLMLGDHLYASDNDVSCCKQMIDSYERSGESVVGLKVTPGDQISKFGCVTGAWKEKKSLMSITEFSEKPTLEYAREHLHVEGMNDDSFFTVFGQYILQPEIFAYLEEAIDNNIREKGEFQLTSCLDKLRQEKGFTGYVVKGRRFDIGVPEAYRETVIDFRNA